The Streptomyces sp. NBC_01244 genome contains a region encoding:
- a CDS encoding APC family permease, with the protein MSDTISAPQALSPATGPVPQKLKRSIGVVGGTLLTLSCVTPASTLFVVVPDLFSSLGTWTALTIAIGSLLCIGVAFCYSELGTLIPSAGGEYAMVSTLSGRLAGWLVFVLSLLVVMIVPPVIAMGTADYLAPVIDLPAPAAGAAVMLLATLAGLLDLRANAWITGIFLVLEVVAAGLVAVLGFAHSERGAGALVHGTVAAEGGGTSTVTAMMVVSGLAIALFVTQGFSTAVYLSEELENPRRNVPRTVLATLAISAAVILVPVIAITLGAPNLEALTSGDLGTMVTAWSNSAVGTFVSLCVALAIVNAGIVMVIQNSRVLFASARDKAWPAPVNSALSRLGRFGSPWVATLLVGIPGAAMCFVNLDTLYGVTGVSVTGMYLLVAVAALAGRRGAHGETAAWRMPLWPAVPVVLILVFAYILTQQETQYLLWTGGITAVATLYWALYLRPHKDTRWLVSIPVDEENPAPATTAAASV; encoded by the coding sequence CTCGTGCGTGACGCCGGCCTCGACCCTCTTCGTCGTGGTCCCGGACCTCTTCTCCAGCCTCGGTACCTGGACCGCGCTCACCATCGCCATCGGCTCCCTGCTCTGCATCGGGGTCGCGTTCTGCTACTCGGAGTTGGGCACCCTCATCCCCAGCGCCGGCGGCGAGTACGCGATGGTGTCCACCCTGTCCGGCCGGCTCGCCGGCTGGCTGGTCTTCGTCCTGTCCCTGCTGGTCGTGATGATCGTGCCGCCCGTGATCGCCATGGGCACCGCCGACTACCTCGCCCCCGTCATCGACCTGCCGGCCCCGGCCGCCGGCGCCGCCGTGATGCTGCTCGCCACCCTCGCCGGCCTCCTCGACCTGCGGGCCAACGCCTGGATCACCGGCATCTTCCTCGTCCTGGAGGTCGTGGCGGCCGGGCTCGTCGCCGTACTCGGCTTCGCCCACAGCGAGCGGGGCGCGGGCGCCCTCGTGCACGGCACCGTGGCGGCGGAGGGCGGTGGGACCTCCACCGTCACCGCGATGATGGTGGTCTCCGGGCTCGCCATCGCCCTCTTCGTCACCCAGGGCTTCTCGACGGCCGTCTACCTCTCGGAGGAGCTGGAGAACCCGCGCCGCAACGTCCCGCGGACCGTGCTGGCCACCCTCGCCATCTCCGCCGCCGTCATCCTGGTCCCCGTCATCGCCATCACCCTGGGCGCCCCGAACCTGGAGGCGCTGACCTCCGGCGACCTCGGCACCATGGTGACCGCCTGGTCCAACTCGGCCGTCGGCACCTTCGTCAGCCTGTGCGTGGCCCTCGCCATCGTCAACGCGGGCATCGTCATGGTCATCCAGAACTCCCGGGTGCTCTTCGCCTCCGCCCGCGACAAGGCCTGGCCCGCGCCCGTCAACTCCGCACTCTCGCGGCTCGGCCGGTTCGGCTCCCCCTGGGTGGCCACCCTGCTCGTCGGCATCCCCGGCGCGGCAATGTGCTTCGTCAACCTGGACACCCTCTACGGGGTCACCGGCGTCTCGGTGACCGGCATGTACCTGCTGGTCGCCGTGGCCGCACTGGCCGGCCGCCGGGGGGCGCACGGCGAGACGGCCGCCTGGCGGATGCCGCTGTGGCCCGCCGTTCCGGTCGTGCTGATCCTGGTGTTCGCGTACATCCTCACCCAGCAGGAGACCCAGTACCTGCTGTGGACCGGCGGGATCACCGCCGTCGCCACCCTGTACTGGGCGCTGTACCTGCGCCCGCACAAGGACACCCGCTGGCTGGTCAGCATCCCGGTGGACGAGGAGAACCCGGCTCCGGCCACGACTGCGGCCGCCTCCGTGTAG